One window of the Nocardia huaxiensis genome contains the following:
- a CDS encoding DUF3105 domain-containing protein yields the protein MPSRTSAKSAKAIKAAGKSSPSLRKGGGGGKLPTKKNIPWMTIGAGVVIVALIGAIAAYIVPKYRAQDELKNPAAYIDGTVQKSYDAGLHVASTQRVAYDQAPAFGGPHDSSWAACTGVVYAKAIRTENAVHSLEHGAVWITYNPDKLDAASVDTLKKKVEGQPYMLMSPYPNLDKPISLQAWGHQLKVEKADDSRVDRFIKDLRLNPNTYPEVGASCANPTFDVNNPPAFDPSAPGPDAVPMDGKGLTPDTSELGGTGGLPGGGMPGGTLGGSGLGGLDGSGLPTDLFPTVPVPADGQTEIPLPGTDAPAAGQ from the coding sequence ATGCCGAGCAGGACCAGTGCCAAGTCGGCCAAGGCCATCAAGGCCGCGGGCAAATCCTCACCGTCCCTGCGCAAGGGCGGTGGAGGCGGCAAACTGCCCACCAAGAAGAACATCCCCTGGATGACGATCGGCGCGGGCGTCGTCATCGTGGCCCTGATCGGCGCCATCGCCGCCTACATCGTGCCCAAGTACCGCGCGCAGGACGAGCTGAAGAACCCCGCCGCCTATATCGACGGCACGGTGCAGAAGTCCTACGACGCGGGCCTGCACGTGGCCTCGACCCAGCGCGTGGCCTACGACCAGGCTCCCGCGTTCGGCGGCCCGCACGACTCCTCGTGGGCGGCGTGCACCGGCGTGGTGTACGCCAAGGCGATTCGCACCGAGAACGCCGTGCATTCGCTCGAGCACGGCGCGGTCTGGATCACCTACAACCCGGACAAGCTGGACGCGGCCTCCGTCGACACGCTGAAGAAGAAGGTCGAAGGCCAGCCCTACATGCTCATGTCGCCGTACCCGAACCTGGACAAGCCGATCTCCCTGCAGGCGTGGGGTCATCAGCTCAAGGTGGAGAAGGCCGACGACTCGCGCGTGGACCGTTTCATCAAGGATCTGCGCCTGAACCCGAACACGTACCCGGAAGTCGGTGCCAGCTGCGCCAATCCGACCTTCGACGTGAACAACCCGCCGGCCTTCGACCCGAGCGCGCCCGGACCGGACGCGGTGCCGATGGACGGTAAGGGCCTGACCCCGGACACCTCCGAACTGGGCGGCACCGGCGGTCTGCCGGGCGGCGGGATGCCGGGCGGCACCCTGGGCGGCAGCGGTCTGGGTGGCCTCGACGGCAGCGGCCTGCCCACCGATCTCTTCCCGACCGTGCCGGTTCCGGCCGACGGGCAGACCGAGATCCCGCTTCCGGGCACCGACGCCCCGGCCGCGGGCCAGTGA
- the argS gene encoding arginine--tRNA ligase: MTPADLADLLRTTAAKVLVERGSDPAVLPDEVKVERPRNPEHGDYATNLAMQVGKRAGIAPREFAELLAAALGEAEGVDVAEVAGPGFLNIRLAKAAQGAIIRKILDAGDKFGTADALGGQKINLEFVSANPTGPIHLGGTRWASVGDALGRILAAQGANVTREYYFNDHGAQIDRFANSLVASALGQPTPEDGYAGEYIVEIAGKIVAENPEWTNLSETERHELFRREGVEQMFAHIKQTLHDFGVDFDVYFNESSLFASGAVEQALDALKASGNLYEKDGAWWIASTEYGDDKDRVVIKSDGKSAYIGGDIAYFQNKRSRGFDLCIYMLGADHHGYIGRLKAAAAAFGDNPDTVEVLIGQMVNLVKDGKPVRMSKRAGTVVTLDDLVSEIGVDAARYSLVRSSVNSSIDIDLGLWTTQGNENPVYYVQYAHSRTNSIIGNAAAFEFDAVAPDFSLLASDREGELIRTLGEYPRVVATAAEMREPHRVVRYLEELAGAYHPFQSDNDMRVLPLGDEPVSPLNAARLELVKATKQVLANGLGLLGVSAPERM, translated from the coding sequence GTGACTCCAGCTGACCTTGCAGATCTCCTTCGCACGACCGCGGCGAAGGTACTTGTCGAACGTGGATCCGACCCTGCGGTCCTGCCCGACGAGGTCAAGGTGGAGCGCCCCCGCAACCCTGAGCACGGTGACTATGCCACGAATTTGGCGATGCAGGTAGGTAAGCGGGCTGGAATCGCACCCCGCGAATTCGCCGAACTGCTCGCCGCCGCGCTGGGCGAGGCCGAGGGTGTGGACGTCGCCGAGGTCGCGGGTCCCGGCTTCCTGAACATTCGCCTCGCCAAGGCCGCGCAGGGCGCGATCATTCGGAAGATCCTGGACGCCGGGGACAAGTTCGGCACCGCGGACGCGCTCGGTGGTCAGAAGATCAACCTGGAGTTCGTGTCCGCCAACCCGACCGGGCCGATTCACCTGGGCGGCACCCGCTGGGCCTCCGTCGGCGACGCGCTCGGCCGCATCCTGGCCGCGCAGGGCGCGAACGTCACCCGCGAGTACTACTTCAACGACCACGGCGCGCAGATCGACCGCTTCGCCAACTCGCTGGTCGCCTCCGCGCTCGGACAGCCGACCCCCGAGGACGGCTACGCGGGCGAATACATCGTGGAGATCGCCGGGAAGATCGTCGCCGAGAACCCGGAGTGGACCAACCTCTCCGAGACCGAACGCCACGAACTGTTCCGCCGCGAAGGCGTCGAGCAGATGTTCGCGCACATCAAGCAGACACTGCACGACTTCGGCGTCGACTTCGACGTGTACTTCAACGAGAGCTCGCTGTTCGCCTCCGGCGCGGTCGAGCAGGCCCTCGACGCGCTCAAGGCGTCCGGCAACCTGTACGAGAAGGACGGCGCGTGGTGGATCGCCTCCACCGAATACGGTGACGACAAGGACCGCGTCGTCATCAAGAGCGACGGCAAGTCCGCCTACATCGGCGGTGACATCGCCTACTTCCAGAACAAGCGCTCACGCGGCTTCGACCTGTGCATCTACATGCTGGGCGCGGACCACCACGGCTACATCGGCCGGCTCAAGGCCGCCGCGGCCGCGTTCGGCGACAACCCGGACACCGTCGAGGTGCTCATCGGCCAGATGGTGAACCTGGTCAAGGACGGCAAGCCGGTCCGCATGAGCAAGCGCGCCGGAACCGTTGTGACACTGGACGATCTGGTGAGCGAGATCGGCGTCGACGCCGCCCGCTACTCGCTGGTGCGCTCCTCGGTGAACTCCAGCATCGACATCGATCTGGGCCTGTGGACCACGCAGGGCAATGAGAACCCGGTCTACTACGTGCAATACGCGCACTCGCGCACCAACTCCATCATCGGCAATGCCGCCGCCTTCGAATTCGATGCGGTGGCACCCGATTTCAGCCTGCTGGCCTCCGACCGCGAGGGTGAGCTCATCCGCACCCTCGGCGAATACCCGCGCGTGGTCGCCACCGCCGCGGAAATGCGGGAACCGCACCGAGTAGTGCGCTACCTGGAAGAGCTCGCCGGCGCCTACCACCCCTTCCAGTCCGACAACGACATGCGGGTGCTGCCCCTGGGCGACGAGCCCGTCAGCCCCCTCAATGCGGCCCGCCTCGAATTGGTCAAGGCCACCAAGCAAGTTCTCGCCAACGGCCTCGGCCTGCTAGGCGTCTCAGCCCCGGAGCGTATGTAA
- the lysA gene encoding diaminopimelate decarboxylase — protein sequence MSAHPAGPRHADIPPAPNLPERPADSKQMIELPANVWPRNASRDEDGVVRLAGVPVHELAAEFGTPLFVVDEDDFRSRCRDMVAAFGEGARVHYASKAFLCGEIARWIRDEGLHLDVCSGGEMAVALHAGFPAERIALHGNNKSVPELEYAVEAGVGHIVLDSLIEIERLEAVAKTAGKVVDVLVRVTVGVEAHTHEYISTAHEDQKFGFSIASGDAMQAIARVFESDNLRLVGLHSHIGSQIFEIDGFEISTRRMLGVLREVADKFGPERAAQVNVLDLGGGLGISYLPHDDPPALGDFAANLRRIVAEEAERAGLPMPIIAVEPGRAIAGPGTVTLYEVGTIKDVVLDAGLRRRYVSIDGGMSDNIRPALYQAEYDVRLVSRSSDADPVVARVVGKHCESGDIVIRDTWIPADVGPGDLVAVAATGAYCYSMSSRYNLLTRPAVVAVRDGKARLILRRETVEDLLSLEVKA from the coding sequence ATGAGTGCACACCCCGCCGGTCCCCGCCACGCGGACATCCCGCCCGCTCCGAATCTGCCGGAGCGGCCGGCCGATTCGAAGCAGATGATCGAGCTGCCCGCGAATGTCTGGCCCCGCAACGCCTCTCGTGACGAGGACGGCGTGGTGCGCCTCGCCGGTGTGCCCGTGCACGAGCTGGCCGCCGAATTCGGCACCCCGCTGTTCGTGGTGGACGAGGACGACTTCCGCTCCCGCTGCCGCGACATGGTCGCCGCCTTCGGTGAGGGTGCGCGAGTCCACTACGCCTCCAAGGCGTTCCTGTGCGGCGAGATCGCGCGCTGGATCCGGGACGAGGGCCTGCACCTGGATGTGTGCTCCGGCGGCGAAATGGCCGTCGCACTGCACGCCGGCTTCCCGGCCGAGCGAATCGCGTTGCACGGCAACAACAAATCGGTGCCCGAGCTGGAGTACGCCGTCGAGGCGGGCGTCGGCCACATCGTGCTGGACTCGCTGATCGAGATCGAGCGCCTGGAAGCCGTCGCCAAGACCGCCGGCAAGGTGGTCGACGTGCTGGTGCGCGTCACCGTCGGCGTGGAAGCCCATACGCACGAATACATTTCGACTGCGCACGAGGACCAGAAGTTCGGCTTCTCGATCGCCAGCGGCGATGCCATGCAGGCCATCGCCCGCGTCTTCGAATCCGACAACCTGCGACTTGTCGGCCTGCACAGCCACATCGGCTCGCAGATCTTCGAGATCGACGGCTTCGAGATCTCCACCCGCCGCATGCTGGGCGTGCTGCGCGAGGTCGCCGACAAGTTCGGCCCCGAACGCGCGGCGCAGGTGAATGTGCTGGATCTCGGTGGCGGCCTGGGTATTTCGTACCTGCCGCACGACGATCCGCCGGCCCTGGGCGACTTCGCCGCCAACCTGCGCCGCATCGTGGCCGAGGAGGCCGAGCGCGCGGGCCTGCCCATGCCGATCATCGCCGTCGAGCCCGGTCGCGCCATTGCCGGACCCGGCACTGTAACGCTGTACGAAGTCGGCACCATCAAAGATGTGGTGCTGGATGCGGGGTTGCGCCGCCGCTACGTCAGCATCGACGGTGGCATGAGCGACAATATCCGGCCCGCGCTGTATCAGGCCGAGTACGACGTCCGGCTGGTGTCGCGCTCCAGCGACGCCGACCCGGTGGTCGCTCGTGTGGTCGGAAAGCATTGCGAGAGTGGGGATATCGTCATTCGCGACACCTGGATCCCGGCCGATGTCGGCCCCGGGGACCTGGTTGCGGTGGCGGCGACCGGCGCGTACTGCTACTCGATGTCCAGCCGTTACAACCTGCTCACCCGGCCGGCCGTGGTCGCGGTGCGAGATGGTAAGGCGCGCTTGATTCTTCGCCGCGAAACGGTGGAGGACCTACTGAGCTTGGAGGTGAAAGCATGA
- a CDS encoding homoserine dehydrogenase, which yields MTEVANNAAKNGVWGSDHPIGIAVLGMGTVGTEVVRIIRDHADDLCNRVGAPVVLRGVTVRDLNKDRGIPADLLTTDAEALIARDDVDIVVEVMGGIDPARKLIKTALENGKSVVTANKALLAEYTGELAAAAEGSRADLYFEAAVAGAIPVIRPLIQSLSGDRVNRVVGIVNGTTNFILSAMAETGADYDDVLAEATRLGYAEADPTADVEGFDAAAKAAILASVAFHTRVTAADVYREGISKITSEDLETAAAVGCTVKLLAMAERVSDENGKDQVSVRVYPALIPRKHPLASVNGAFNAVVVEAENAGRLMFYGQGAGGAPTASAVMGDVVMAARNKFFGGRAPGESVYAELPIASIGDTPTRYHVNLQVADRTGVLEAVAGEFAKHGVSISTVRQEGHDEGARLVVVTHHAQESALADTVAALAELDSVTSVTSVLRLEGTEE from the coding sequence ATGACCGAGGTAGCGAACAACGCTGCGAAGAACGGCGTGTGGGGATCGGATCACCCGATCGGCATCGCGGTCCTCGGCATGGGCACGGTCGGCACCGAAGTGGTTCGCATCATTCGCGATCACGCCGACGACCTGTGCAACCGCGTCGGCGCCCCGGTGGTGCTGCGCGGGGTGACCGTCCGCGACCTGAACAAGGACCGCGGCATCCCGGCCGACCTGCTCACCACCGACGCCGAGGCCCTCATCGCCCGCGACGACGTGGACATCGTCGTCGAGGTCATGGGCGGTATCGACCCGGCCCGCAAGCTGATCAAGACCGCGCTGGAGAACGGCAAGTCCGTCGTCACCGCCAACAAGGCGCTGCTGGCCGAGTACACCGGTGAACTGGCCGCCGCGGCCGAGGGCTCGCGCGCGGACCTCTACTTCGAGGCCGCCGTCGCCGGCGCCATCCCGGTGATCCGCCCGCTGATCCAGTCGCTGTCCGGCGACCGGGTCAACCGTGTGGTCGGAATCGTCAACGGCACAACGAATTTCATCCTCTCCGCGATGGCCGAGACCGGAGCCGACTACGACGACGTGCTCGCCGAGGCGACCCGCCTGGGCTACGCCGAGGCCGACCCGACCGCCGATGTCGAGGGCTTCGACGCCGCCGCCAAGGCCGCGATCCTCGCGTCCGTGGCGTTCCACACCCGCGTCACCGCCGCCGACGTGTACCGCGAGGGCATCTCCAAGATCACCTCCGAGGATCTGGAGACCGCCGCCGCCGTCGGCTGCACCGTGAAACTGCTGGCCATGGCCGAGCGCGTCAGCGACGAGAACGGCAAGGACCAGGTGTCGGTGCGCGTCTACCCGGCGCTCATCCCGCGCAAGCACCCCCTGGCCTCGGTCAACGGCGCGTTCAATGCCGTGGTCGTGGAGGCCGAGAACGCCGGCCGCCTGATGTTCTACGGTCAGGGCGCCGGCGGCGCTCCCACCGCGTCGGCGGTCATGGGCGATGTCGTCATGGCGGCGCGCAACAAGTTCTTCGGTGGCCGCGCTCCGGGCGAATCGGTCTATGCTGAGTTGCCGATCGCGTCGATCGGCGACACTCCCACTCGCTATCACGTGAACCTGCAGGTCGCCGACCGCACCGGTGTTCTCGAGGCGGTGGCCGGCGAATTCGCCAAGCACGGTGTCAGCATCTCGACGGTCCGCCAGGAAGGACACGACGAGGGCGCCCGACTGGTCGTGGTGACCCACCACGCGCAGGAATCGGCGCTGGCGGATACCGTTGCCGCGTTGGCCGAACTGGACTCCGTCACGTCCGTGACCAGTGTTCTGAGATTGGAAGGCACCGAGGAATGA